From the genome of Chanodichthys erythropterus isolate Z2021 chromosome 17, ASM2448905v1, whole genome shotgun sequence:
tattattattttttttttaaattgtgcatTTTAGTGAGTGGCTTGGAAACTGTCACTGGAAAGTATGGAGACACTGTTGAAATCCCATGCAACAATGGACGCATTACGGAAAAGGCTGTCACGTTAGTTAAATGGAAATATGTAAGTTTGagatttacttattttttttggtctttTTATAGTTGCACTGTGTAATTTCACtggaacttaaaaaaaattaactgtttCCAATCAGGTATTCCAAATATTACCCCAAATATATCCCAAATATTCAAACTACCATGTCCATCTCTACTATTGTTTAGAAAAACTTATCCAATTCCTAGCTAAATGACTTATTACAAGAAATCCTACCCCCAAACTAATGATATTGGCTTATTTGTTTTGAAAGCACTACAGAGCCACAgtgtttacccaaaaatgaaaactttgtcattaattactcactctcatatcgcccaaactcgtaagactttcgttcgaGATGTGTGATTTGATGAATGTTTACATgttaataaaagcctaaatttaatCTGTTAATCATATAAATTGATCGTGTcacttcagaaaatttggactaaacagATCAATTCATGGATTtcattttacaatctctttatgaacatttAGAAGCgacaaagtggtagttgtgtagttgtctatggagggacagacaTCTCTCAGAAATCATCAAAAAAGAACGAAAATGTTACGGGTTTAGagagacatgagggtgattgatgacagaatttgtatttttaggttaactaaccctttaaacaagaATGTCAATGTATGAATGGCATAACTGTTGTTATCTCtgttaaaaatacttttttacatAGAACAATGATGGCAACATTCTGGTGAAACAAATGGATCAGAATGCCAGTATTACAGACGACGAGAACTACAAGAACAGAGTTGGTATCAAAACTGATTTGGGCCTCATCATCAGACAAGTGACCATGGCAGATCAGAAGACCTTCACCTGCATGGTGGTGGGGACTGGAGACATTTTTGAGTACCCTGTTCAACTGGTCATTTACAGTAAGAATCGTACACACTATCACAATAGAACGTTTTCATATTTATAATGATAGAAGTTCTGATAACTAAAATTATTGAATGTATTTATGAACTACACTAACAAAGTTTCCTCTCTTTTCAGAGGTTCCATCTCAACCTCAGATTACAAATCAAACGACTACAATGGCAGTTGGCAAACTAactaaggtgtgtgtgtgtatatatgtgtatatatatataaatgtatatatatatataaatatgtatatatatatataaatgtaaatatatatatatataaaaaattagaTGCACAACATAGGAACACAGAATGAAATCTTGTTATTTGCAGTGAATACAGCATGAATGTGATTTAAAGACTTGACAAATTCTTATAGTCTGCACCAAATATGCAGTGAGTGTTGCATATAAATAAAAGTCCTCTTTATATTTGCATCAATATTGTttggtttgtttatttttgtctcATCAGTTAGCGCAGTGTCGTACTGAAGGTGCCAATCCAGCTGCCAACATCACATGGTTCAAGAACAAAACTCCACTTAAGGCTGATGGCGCAGGTAGAGTGAAATATGATGGAAGCTATAGTTGTACCCAAATATTTGCCATCATTAGCCGTGTTTCCATTTAAATTGCCTAGAACAATTTGTCACAGGAACTTTTTCCCCCTTTTCCCCTTTGTGGTCTAAAGTACCATGAAAATTAGTCCTGCGCGTGACTTTCCAGTTCTCGATGGATTTCCTCCTCCGCTtatgaactcaaccaatcagcatgttcagcacccaagtcccaccctccgaatgtttctaaactttgaaaaagtactgcCTTATGAGCAGAGACTTTCTGATGGGGAAATTTTTATGTGGAacttagggctgggcgatatatcgcatgcacgaaattgcgtagcttgtcagtgatctatagttctgtctattaaatgccgctccatttgaaagcaggtgatggcgatttagcggtaatcagggaaccggctttattgatgaaatgtgcgtgacaatcgcatgcgatatatcgcccagccctagcaGAATTTCATTTAGACCCCTTGTTCCTGGGGTCGAAACACACAGAGTACCAAAGAGAACCAAAAGTTCCTAGTTCCTGGAGatagttcctgcggtggaaacatGGCTATTTACTCACCATGTTTCAGTGCTGTTTCAATAACGGGTAATGAAGATTTCCAAAAAGATGAGAAAGTAGTACCATAAAAGTATCATGAAAGTGGTTCTCCATTTGTGTTTCATAGAGGAAAGGGTCAAAAAGTATGAGAAAAACactaaatagttaaattatcAAAGAGTAAATGGTTACTGAATTATTATTCTTACGTGCTATTTCATTACATCTATTTccctttattaattttttttttcccctgttgATTTACAGCCATTAAAATCACTGCAGCTGTGGTTGTTGATAAAGAGACGGGACTGTCCGCTACAACTTCTGACCTTGAGTATACAGCATTGAAGGGAGACATTAATGCCAGTTTCACTTGTCAGGTTCAACACATCCGATCAGCTAACATGGATTCCTCCTCTCTTATGTTCACTGTGAACTGTAAGTATACTGCTTTCTTATTCATTCTTATAGCATTTGGATAATATTATTCCTATTTGTGGCATTTTTGTGAGCTTTTAATCCCAATCCTTTTACTTTCCTCTGTAATTCAGTTTCAGACAATCTCCCTAAAAGCTAATGTATTCAAAACTGAAGTGGTTAATGGTTTAATGTTGAGCATAATTCACAGGATTATTCAGAATAACTCTTTCCATTTGAAGTAGCCACGAAAACGAGGCCTTATCAGAATCAAATGGCTTGTTGAATTTCGTCCAATAAGATATGTAATTTGTCCTTTCGGGAGCAGGGCGTTTAGATGTTGAATGGGGTTTTGTCTTGCCACTGGCTATTATTGTGATGCTACTAGTCCACTGCTAACTCTCAAAAGCATTTCACACCATGAGAGCACTCTCAAAACCTCAACTCTTGAGCTGAAGGACCTCTTCTGGCTCATAAGGAGCTTCTCTGAAGTGCCCTTATCTGATTGGGCTCTGGCAGGGCTTCTCTGTGCTGCCCTCCATGCTTTACACAAATCCTCTCTCTACAGACCCTACTGAGAAGGTCAGTCTCCAAGTGGTGTCCCAGGGTTCTTTTAAGGAAGGGGACAACGTGACCCTCAAATGCATGGCAGAcggaaaccctccaccttctaGCTACATCTTCTATGTGATGGTAAATCTTCTCAGATTAACTCAATGTGTTCACTTTGTTTGTTCCTTAGCCTCAGTCAGGAAATAAAGGTTGTGTTtcaactagggctgtcaaacgattaatcgcatacaaaataaaagtttgagttcgcgtaatatatgtgtgagtactgtgtgtaattaatttgtgtgtatttatatatacatattaatgttACACAACACAattaatacacacaaaattaatatatttaagagaaatgttatttatgtacaaaatattttatatatacatatatatataaatataaattataaattatataaaaatataaatgaatgaatatgtttgcgtgtgtgtgtgtgtatatatatatatatatatatatctctatatatttatatatatatatatatatatatataaaatatacacacattactcgcacataaattatgcaaactcaaacttttatttcgTATGCGATTAAtcttttgacagccctagtttcaACTCCAACTGCTGCTAAATTTGGCCTTTCTTTATCTGTAGGGAGAGAAAAAGACAGTGGAGAATTCCAACACATACACCTTAACCAATGTCACCCGGGCAAACACTGGAGAATACAAATGTTCACTGGTGAACAATGAGGATATGGCGGAATCTGTATTCATCACAGTTGAATGTAAGGAAATACTTCGggattctttcttttttttcacaattgataaattttttgattgtttttcaAAGTCAAAATGTGACTCTAAGCTCTTTGTCTTTTTCCCAAAAGATCTTGATGTGGCTCTTAGCACTGCTGGTCGAATTTCCAAGAGACTTGGCGAGAGCTTTGAGGTGACAGTAGACGTTAAAGCTTCAGGAACACCACAAACATCTTGGAGAAAGGTAGAAAATGAATATctctttataaaatattatcatttaaaaaCTAGGGCATGCGTGACAACTCACCCCTGTTAAAAACGAAACCTTATGTTGATTTCTAGTCATTCATGAATACTTAAACTCTCGCTTTTAGGGCAATAAAGATCTGAATAGACTGCTCAAGTTCGACAAGTTGAAGTACTCAGACTCTGGTGTCTATGAGTGTGTTGTTTCCATGGCTAGCATCAAGAAGACACAAACATTTGAATTAATAGTTCAAGGTAAgattcatatttaatttataaagtgTGCATTTGCTTTAGCAGTTGACAACATTCCATATGCAGACCATTGTAAATCATAGAAATGCTTCAGAAGAAGATGACACGAGTGTTTTTGCAGGTTCTCCAGTGATCAAGAGCCTGACCAAGGCACGTGATGGAAACACGAACAAGGTCCTGTCTTGTGAGGTTGAAGGCTTTCCAAAACCCACAGTACAGTGGAGTGTCAATGGCACAGAAGTAAGTCTGACACACTTCATTCTTGTTATGAAGATTTTTAAGTCTCatgcctatatatatttttatttttttattttaatcaaaaatatagtatcattacaattttaagatattttaaatgtattaatctattttaaaatgtagttaattcttgtgatggtaaagctgaattttcagcatcattattactccagtcttcagtgtcacatgatcattcagaaatcattctaatgctgatttgctgaaacatttcttatcaacaTTGAAAGcctttgtgctgcttaatattttttgtggaaacattgATAAATTTTTATCACGATTATTTGAATCAAACGTTCaagagaacagcatttattttaaatggaaatcttttgtaacattataaatatcattactgtaacttttgatcaatttaatgcaaaaaaaacaaaacaaaaaaaaaaacgtattgaccacaaacttttgaacggtagtatacTTTTGTGCTCTGAACTGTAACTATGGGCATTTTTGActctttaattttaaaaatatcaacCTCCATGAATTTTAACCATCACAGTCTGTAATTCatataaaaatgtacacaaaatTGAATGTGGATGTTAAGATTTTGATCtggaacatgtttttttttttttttttttatggttttcatCTCTTCTTACAAAATGTCCTTACATttctataaaaatgtaatacaaatTACATAGTTACTTTCAagatttgtccatttttgtaaatacagatattaaaaaatattattttataatattctttATGCCATGGAAAATTTTAATGCTAACCTTAGTTACCAATTGTTTTAATACACGCCAAAGATACAATATTTCGCTTTTTATGacaaatattgtcattttaatGTGTAAATCATCTCTACTGAAtagttaaaataatttttgcaaaCAACAGTCTGAATattaattcaaatgaatcattgCTGCGGTAATGACAGCTTGTGTCAGTAAGGACACAATATTAATTAcgcatgtttataatttaacCTTAACAATAGGTTACTGTAGTGTAGAGAAAAACAGTAATGGACAAAATCAGAAGGTATTTTGTCAAAGAGGTATTGATTACCTCAGGGGTGACATGTTTTTGGTAGGCAAAACCCgtaagcgagttagcattttaggacttccggttccatcgccctaaagtcttttaaaatgtagttaattcttgtgatggtaaagctgattGGCAAATGGTATGCAAACACGGTATACAATCAAATATAATAAAGTTTATTTGGGGCACAATGATCaagcagcataattttttaacacaaagaaaataagattaaggtttacataaactaacaaaataataaacaaataaataaaacattaaataaataaacattattaacaaaagatataaatatctcagagtataaaattattttctaacatttttcttaaatatatacatgtatttgtctgtatttatatatagataattgttatacacagaacacacatatattacgtaaacacaaacttttatttggcaaacaattaatcgcgattaatcattgcagccctaatttaggcttcaaaatgtataaatgttgtgttaacttgtaaagattatatTGACagacaaaatgtgtaagtgtcataaccctttgttaaacacagagcttatttatttatttattttcaccataagtctatgggaaaaatgcattcgattgagggaacccgtgcgccgctaacttccaggtttgcctacaaaaacacataatctcTGATGTACTCTATTGCAGGAAAGACTGGGTTAAACTGATTTCCCTTTTCAAAAACGAATACTTTTATGAACTTATATTATAACACCAAATTAATTTGAGGCCTTCAGTTGTTTGTTCTCTGGTTTCTTTTGTTTATCCTCCACTGTCTTTTCTGATTTGTCAGTttatctgctttttttttttttttttttttttttttaaaagatcttTTCCCATAACTATTCATATCTGTCAGGGTCTTTTCTCATTAAGTCACTTTCTGTCATCTTATTAGATAAATTTGCTATCATCCAGAGTTgcaaaaatggcatgttttatattttcagtataAAACTTGAATTCGTCTTTACCGCAACACCTAAAAATTCTGTGGTATAGACATGAGTTGCAGAAATGACATTTTGCTAATATTGCTGATAGCTGGAAGCTAGCAAGGTAGGTCTGATGCATCAGTTTTGACTTTTAGCACCACATAAACATGTATTCAACAgcaatttaaatttatttttaaacatttaaaatcaaaatacACAATTACTAAGCTGAATTGTAAGGACACATAATAAATACTTAAGAAGAAAAGATGATCTTTATTAGTTTTCTGGATCTTGTGAGTGACCTAATGGAGGTGGCCCAATCTGTCAGGTCAAACATGTTCACATGCTAATTTCTGTTTCCATAGAAACTAGATTTGTTtggcttcataatattaagtcTTTTTTCAGTGTTGCGGTAAGGACTCAAAAGTGTGGTGTGTTTAgatgaaaaaaatcatataaatgaTGAGTAAACAAAAAAGAACTTTTAAGATGGTGTAAAGTAACACTTATCTGAAACTAATTAAGTTGAAATAGCGTCATATTGTAAAAGAATTAGCTAATTTTATGCATCTCCGCATTAACCACAGGTGGGACATGAGCAAAAATGGTGTTTGGACCTATACGTGCTTCATAAATCATTAATGAATAATATGGTTTGATGAAAAATTAAGTCAAGGTGTGTAATGACattgtgtttatatttatgAAGCTTTAGATGACAAATTTTGAACATAAACCTTAAATTTCACTTCTGGGACTTAAGTACCCGTAGTTGCAGAACCACCCATTTATAGACTTCAAGAAATGTGCTCTGGTCAAGCTAGTTCAAGGtttttaaatgataaattgTATCATTGATTTCTGTAGTTTTACTGAAcagaattaaatgttttagaaTTAGACAAACCAAAAAATACCACAAAACATCAGAAAATTCATCAAATCCTTCTAACGCTAATACCTAATGACTTcctggaggaggaggaggaggaggatgatgTCATTAgggattttaacaaaaattaaattgaGGACATAGGAAAATTCttatcaataaaaataatatcacCTTAAAAATTAAAACGCCTGGAATATttcttaataaatgttcatgaAAAAACAGGCCATATGCCaggtgttcatgtttttcagTGCATATCACTGGGGGACAAGGCAAAATGGCATAATCTTTCGAAGCAAGGAGTGAAATTATATTTGTTCAGTGTGAATTGTGATGCTGTGATAGAAGAAAACTAATATGATTTTCatctgtaatatttttaaatatgtttttatatatcaAAAGTACTGCGTAACGGCCTTCTTAGTCTCAACCTATTACTACAGTTATCAAAGGACTTTCTTTGGCTTAAtaagtatcttttttttttttttattaaaacctgAAACTGAGCCTTCCTTAAAGCTTTTGTTATGACATTTCTGAGCTCTTTTAGAATTCATCTTCCAGGGTTCATTGCTGCTTTTTAACAAAAAACTGAAAAGAGTTAAACATCTTATTTTGAACAAGCTAGCAGCACAATCTTTGAACTGATAAAGATGACAATGGGACAGAATGTATTTTGTTAAACAAAGCAGTCCTAGTACCCATATAAGTAAGCACTAGGATAAGGTCACTGTTCAAACACACCACACAACTAGTGTGCCTGAGAGGGTGTTTACTGAGGAAGCAATTAAAAATGAGGCTTTTACATACTTCCTGTATTATGTGGTTTTGTATTGGTACAAATTGAGCTGTCAGTGCAACTCGTCAGATGTGCATTACCTCATTGTCTGCGTACTGTCTTCTTTCTCTTTGTCTAAGTGGTCTAAGTACATGGCATGCCTCCTTAAAATTGAAACTGCTAGTGCACAGCGCAATAGTGCTCTCTAGTGGTGACCATAATCCTTTACAATAGAGCTTGTACTTCCCATATCGTACATCACTTAACTTTATAATAGCGGTGCATACCGTGCTAATGTTTGTCTTATGTCATTTACTGGATGTTATGTGCTGTAATTGCAGGTTGATGAGACTGCTTATGTGGATGGCAAAGTCACATACAAAATCACTATCGTTCCAAAGGTCAATCTAACTGTGTCCTGCACGGCCTCTAATGCCTTGGGCTCTGTAAATAAGAGCATTGATGTGTCACCACGTAAGTGTACGCTCTTTTTCCATGCTTATCTTGACTTCCAAACCCTCATGCATCACAGATTTTTTTCCTGTAAGTTTATTGACATTGTTTAATGGTTAACAaaaccattaaagggttagttcacccaaaaatgaaaaattctgtcattgattacttaccctcatgccgttccacacccgtaaggccttcgttcatcttcagaacacaaattaagatattttagttgaaatccgatggctcagtgaggcctgcatagggagcaatgacatttcctctcatatttaaatcagttcatgtgagtacagtggtttgatattaatattattaaaagacaagaatatttttggtgcaccaaaaaaaacaaaataacttatatagtaatagctgatttcaaaacactgcttcaggaagatttgaAGCATTCTGATTCTTTGTTGAATCATTGCTGGCTATACAGGCCactggatttcaacaaaaatatcttaatttgtgttctgaagatgaacaaaaggtCTTTTAgttgtggaatgacatgagggtgaataataaatgacattatttggcattcatttttgggtgaactaaccctttaagacaacttttaaaagagaaaaaaatggtAAAGGGCGGTGTTTGACATCTGAAATGACACTTCTTTATTAAATTCAAATCACATCCAAGATTAAGTTACTGTGTTTTAAACATGATTttgcattaaatataataatggtaacactttacattaagggtCCGTTTGTTAAATTAACAATgagcatttaattattttgttaaagtatttataatttaatgctggttaataaaaatacaactgttcattgaTTTGTTCATGTCAGCTCAGATCCATTaccataactaaaattaaaattcgtATTAGCCAACGTTATTTAGAGTAAGtgttgaaatgaacatttaagattaataaatgctttagaatttttaatagttcatgttaactgatTAAATGTTATtgaaaagtgttaccataataaCTATAATAGTGTAGCAAGCACATTTTTGTGTAGCTATTTGTTTGCCTTAAAATGTGTTTGTAGTATAAATGAAATTCtttttcacctttttttttttttttttttttttttttttttaataagagttTTGTCTAAATGGTTTGGTTGGCATTAAAAACTAAGTGTAGACAATGTAACTAGGGGCGAGGCCAGAAACGTTCAAATGGATGGGCCCAGAGCCGCTCTGGATGGGCCTTTGGGGGTTatgaacttttcatacacgCACCCTGTTTTACAGAGAGATGTAAAAGGTGACCAATAGTAATGatttatggaaaaataaataaatacaaatgcatTACAGCGACAATGTGAAGTAATTTTTAGAGTCTTTTAACTATACACTATAAATGTCTGTACTTACCTTTGCATGTCCTTCTGCCGTATTAGAAGACGATATAAAATGATGGGGCTTTTGGTTAAACACTGGGATAATCTCATAATAATCAATTGTGCACTTTGGGAATTGCATGGTTTTATTGCTTGGTTTCTTGCTGCAGTACATATTTCAATTTATATCCAAATTAGACTTTAAAGTATTAActgattttaatatttgtttcacaatttacaaatgaaACAAATCTTACCATTGCATCTTGGGCGGGACTAACAGAAACTGACGAATCAAACCTTTCATTTTGACAAGGGTGTGAAATGCACCTATAGGGAGAGGGGAAATGAAACCGCCTGCAATTGACCATGGAAAACTGCTTTTAATCATTcttttaactaaataaataaagttatagTGTGATAAgatgtttattattaatattgcgTATTATATTACTTCATACatctttttgaaaaatgacCAACTATTTATTGGGTGGGCCACCCGTAGCTTTACCACTGAAAACATCTTTTATTAAAGCTCCCCTTTCCTCGTCATCCTCTTCTGTTCTGTTTGTCGGGATGCTGGTCTGTGCTCTGACTAACACATGCTTTCACTTGACTGAAAAATCTTTTGGTTAACCTTGGACAAATGGCTATACACACAGCTATAAGCAAATTGATATCTGTATTTACATGTATTGCTGTTTCATTAGGGTTGTTTAGGCAAAACCCAAAAATAACATGGAAATATTGCAAATATTCATCCAGTTTTGTATGCAATGGGCTTTTCATTCCATTAGAATTCAATACGAATGGAAGTTAATATGATTTTTATATCTGATTACAGTTTTTGAGGACCAGACATTTGCCAAACAAGGTAAGACGTTGAGCTGTCATCTACACTCAGGTCTGGCACTGTTTTCGGCTTTGCATTACAGAGGAAGAGCACATATGCTAAAACACAGTGCCTGTGCTCAATTTAATAAGTGCTTTCTATTTGTGCAGTGTAGAAGAATACCTGTCTATTTTTTTAAGAAGGTTAAAACAAAGGTGCTGAGATGCCCAGCATCCTGACAAATATTGTATCAGTGTTTTGGTTACTTTTGTTTAGTTAATGAATGGTTAAGTTATCTGTCTTCCCCTTCTCATTTTGTCTCCCACATATTATTTTGACTGTTTTATCCGTTTCTTGAACAGATCTGAAAAATGACAAGAGTGACCAGACTGTACTGGCTGTTGGCATTGTTTTTGGCCTGATTGTGGCCGTTATTGTGATGGGACTGGCCTACTGGCTGTATATGAAGAAATTCAGGTACTGGAATAACATGCACATCTCAAACAGTAAAGATGTGATCATTCATCACaatttgcatatttgcagtATCTGTGCTTATGTCAATCAGATTGGTTTAAAGTGGTATATTATGTAACTTTTAATCTGAATGTAGGCAAGGATCCTGGAAAACCGGAGAAAAGGAAGACGGATCAGCGGAGGAGAGCAAGAAGCTGGAAGAGAATCAAAGCCAAAAAGCTGACGTGTAATGTCAAAGGAGCCATTCAGGGTGAGAACAGATTTCTGAAACCAactgaatatattatattttgtgcgTGTACA
Proteins encoded in this window:
- the alcamb gene encoding activated leukocyte cell adhesion molecule b isoform X2 gives rise to the protein MHWTAFLTCLLTVSLMNQVSGLETVTGKYGDTVEIPCNNGRITEKAVTLVKWKYNNDGNILVKQMDQNASITDDENYKNRVGIKTDLGLIIRQVTMADQKTFTCMVVGTGDIFEYPVQLVIYKVPSQPQITNQTTTMAVGKLTKLAQCRTEGANPAANITWFKNKTPLKADGAAIKITAAVVVDKETGLSATTSDLEYTALKGDINASFTCQVQHIRSANMDSSSLMFTVNYPTEKVSLQVVSQGSFKEGDNVTLKCMADGNPPPSSYIFYVMGEKKTVENSNTYTLTNVTRANTGEYKCSLVNNEDMAESVFITVEYLDVALSTAGRISKRLGESFEVTVDVKASGTPQTSWRKGNKDLNRLLKFDKLKYSDSGVYECVVSMASIKKTQTFELIVQGSPVIKSLTKARDGNTNKVLSCEVEGFPKPTVQWSVNGTEVDETAYVDGKVTYKITIVPKVNLTVSCTASNALGSVNKSIDVSPHLKNDKSDQTVLAVGIVFGLIVAVIVMGLAYWLYMKKFRQGSWKTGEKEDGSAEESKKLEENQSQKADV
- the alcamb gene encoding activated leukocyte cell adhesion molecule b isoform X1, encoding MHWTAFLTCLLTVSLMNQVSGLETVTGKYGDTVEIPCNNGRITEKAVTLVKWKYNNDGNILVKQMDQNASITDDENYKNRVGIKTDLGLIIRQVTMADQKTFTCMVVGTGDIFEYPVQLVIYKVPSQPQITNQTTTMAVGKLTKLAQCRTEGANPAANITWFKNKTPLKADGAAIKITAAVVVDKETGLSATTSDLEYTALKGDINASFTCQVQHIRSANMDSSSLMFTVNYPTEKVSLQVVSQGSFKEGDNVTLKCMADGNPPPSSYIFYVMGEKKTVENSNTYTLTNVTRANTGEYKCSLVNNEDMAESVFITVEYLDVALSTAGRISKRLGESFEVTVDVKASGTPQTSWRKGNKDLNRLLKFDKLKYSDSGVYECVVSMASIKKTQTFELIVQGSPVIKSLTKARDGNTNKVLSCEVEGFPKPTVQWSVNGTEVDETAYVDGKVTYKITIVPKVNLTVSCTASNALGSVNKSIDVSPLFEDQTFAKQDLKNDKSDQTVLAVGIVFGLIVAVIVMGLAYWLYMKKFRQGSWKTGEKEDGSAEESKKLEENQSQKADV